The following are encoded together in the Neomonachus schauinslandi chromosome X, ASM220157v2, whole genome shotgun sequence genome:
- the LOC110570617 gene encoding profilin-2-like yields MQCIGDISEEVWQDCITLFLQTGMCCDAAIITNSPPWLLASYPEGNLFQLTQEEIQILLAREGREKLFLQGITFAGTKCLLIRDNLYTEGNNTMDLRTKGQSRSSQAVTVVQIESVYLVVMGQKGTEGGPLNLKAFEMAGYIREAIHQRMAHF; encoded by the coding sequence ATGCAGTGCATAGGGGATATCAGCGAAGAGGTCTGGCAAGACTGCATCACCCTCTTCCTACAAACTGGGATGTGCTGTGATGCAGCGATTATCACCAATTCCCCACCCTGGTTGTTAGCTTCTTACCCCGAAGGCAACTTGTTCCAGTTGACCCAGGAAGAAATTCAGATCTTGCTGgcgagagaggggagagagaagttgTTTCTTCAGGGAATCACCTTTGCAGGGACCAAATGCTTGTTGATTCGGGACAACCTTTACACTGAGGGCAACAACACCATGGACCTCCGCACCAAAGGCCAGAGTCGGAGCAGCCAGGCAGTGACTGTAGTTCAGATTGAGTCTGTATACCTTGTGGTGATGGGACAAAAAGGAACAGAAGGAGGGCCTCTCAACCTTAAGGCTTTTGAGATGGCAGGTTACATCAGAGAGGCCATTCATCAACGCATGGCCCATTTCTaa